The following coding sequences lie in one Prosthecobacter vanneervenii genomic window:
- a CDS encoding tetratricopeptide repeat protein yields the protein MPANTTPAASAESAIQAARQAVEVQRAAVKEFPGKAPGLVRALLTLGDALRDAGDVAGAEAAYLDALEAGKELEMPAEAMASARASLATLLDFNGREAESLPYYEEAISNHEALGGEHLEVAAQLRNNLAMTYKCMDKFALAEQHYLRALETLENKRGRRSESVACVFNNLGSLYYAAGFPDQAKEMFEDGLKIRTEVLGENHRDVAQSLCNLATACHELKDNAAAQQHFEKSLGILEAQLPEEARSYEAIGLDYVAMLDIIGEEGKATALKKRMEKALAAV from the coding sequence ATGCCTGCGAACACCACCCCAGCCGCCTCCGCCGAATCCGCCATCCAAGCCGCACGCCAGGCTGTGGAGGTCCAGCGAGCTGCGGTGAAGGAGTTTCCTGGCAAGGCCCCCGGCCTCGTTCGCGCACTGCTCACCCTTGGAGATGCCCTGCGGGATGCCGGAGATGTCGCTGGGGCCGAAGCCGCCTACCTCGATGCCCTGGAAGCTGGCAAGGAACTGGAGATGCCCGCCGAGGCCATGGCCAGCGCCCGCGCCAGCCTGGCCACGCTGCTCGACTTCAATGGGCGCGAAGCCGAGTCTCTGCCCTACTACGAGGAGGCCATCAGCAATCACGAGGCGTTGGGCGGCGAACACTTGGAAGTGGCCGCACAGCTCCGCAACAACCTCGCCATGACCTACAAGTGCATGGATAAGTTTGCCCTCGCGGAGCAGCACTACCTCCGTGCGTTGGAGACACTGGAAAACAAACGCGGCCGCAGGTCCGAGTCTGTGGCCTGTGTGTTCAACAATCTTGGCAGCCTCTACTACGCCGCCGGATTCCCGGATCAGGCCAAGGAGATGTTTGAAGACGGACTCAAAATCCGCACCGAAGTCTTGGGAGAAAACCACCGTGATGTGGCCCAGTCCCTCTGCAATCTGGCCACCGCCTGCCACGAGCTCAAGGACAACGCCGCCGCCCAGCAGCATTTTGAAAAAAGCCTCGGCATCCTGGAGGCACAGCTCCCCGAGGAGGCTCGCAGCTACGAGGCCATCGGTCTCGACTACGTGGCCATGCTGGACATCATTGGCGAGGAAGGGAAGGCCACGGCGCTGAAAAAACGCATGGAAAAGGCTCTGGCCGCAGTTTGA
- a CDS encoding cbb3-type cytochrome c oxidase N-terminal domain-containing protein, whose amino-acid sequence MNPSSPNKSTDNGPVLRDHVYDGIQEYDQKLPNWWLFTWYITIVWFVIAWVAYYQLHLGESGPEQVDKQMAAIKAAQLKELEQLSDEKLWAMSQDEKVVSAGAATFGTTCVACHAPDLSAHLGTVKLPGLPLNDTEWKHGGNPLQILGIVRKGAPDITKGMPAWEPQLGLNRVVEVVAFVLSKHKKGEPVTLAADSPLKAGAAAAAPAAAAVSATPPAAGK is encoded by the coding sequence ATGAATCCATCATCTCCCAACAAAAGCACCGACAACGGTCCCGTCCTGCGTGACCACGTTTACGACGGTATTCAGGAGTACGATCAGAAGCTGCCCAACTGGTGGCTCTTCACCTGGTACATCACCATCGTCTGGTTCGTCATCGCCTGGGTGGCCTACTATCAGCTGCACCTGGGCGAGTCCGGCCCGGAACAGGTGGACAAGCAGATGGCCGCCATCAAAGCAGCGCAGCTCAAGGAGCTGGAGCAGCTCAGCGATGAGAAGCTCTGGGCCATGTCTCAGGATGAGAAAGTGGTGAGCGCCGGTGCGGCCACCTTTGGCACCACCTGCGTGGCCTGCCATGCGCCTGACCTTTCCGCACATCTGGGCACCGTGAAGCTGCCCGGCCTGCCGCTCAATGACACTGAATGGAAGCATGGCGGCAACCCGCTGCAGATCCTTGGCATCGTGCGCAAGGGTGCGCCAGACATCACTAAAGGAATGCCTGCATGGGAGCCGCAGCTCGGACTCAATCGTGTGGTGGAAGTCGTTGCATTCGTGCTCAGCAAGCACAAGAAAGGTGAACCCGTGACACTTGCCGCCGATTCACCGCTGAAAGCTGGTGCCGCCGCCGCTGCACCTGCCGCAGCCGCCGTGTCAGCCACTCCGCCTGCAGCAGGCAAATAA
- the ccoG gene encoding cytochrome c oxidase accessory protein CcoG, producing the protein MKTNAPTLDSLSTIHADGSRKFVHPSDVQGPFTRWRRVAALVLLVIYIALPWIPVNGFPAVFLDVQERRFHFFGLILATQDLWIGFFLVTGLAFSLFYITSLFGRVWCGWTCPYTVFMEQLYRRVERWIDGDGTARRQLEDAPWTASKITKRVVKHTLFILISAAIAHIFLSYFVSIRALYEMMHESPTHHAKAFGVVVFLTGALYFSFSWFREQFCIILCPYGRLQSALTDDNSVVIGYDKKRGEPRGKGTVEKPAGDCVDCRRCVQVCPTGIDIRNGLQLECIGCAACVDACDDIMHKLKRPTGLVRYDSYKGLNGSKTKFIRPRTIFYTFILLVWISGFGAAVSRISPLRASVVRMGGASFYVDNGVIRNQFQLRIINKRNATSTYKMELMGEVPKSLSVIGMDQTIELGPMQEDQKTLVLTMPQAEYQKRFKFTIKVVDTTRGDSSETRVMEYLGPDPQAVPAAKLNAKDFIH; encoded by the coding sequence ATGAAGACCAACGCGCCCACTCTCGACTCGCTCTCCACCATTCATGCCGACGGTTCACGAAAATTCGTCCATCCGTCTGATGTTCAGGGTCCATTCACCCGGTGGAGGCGTGTCGCGGCCTTGGTGCTGCTGGTCATCTATATCGCGCTGCCGTGGATTCCGGTAAACGGGTTTCCGGCCGTCTTTTTGGACGTGCAGGAGCGGCGCTTTCACTTCTTTGGGCTCATCCTGGCCACGCAGGATCTCTGGATTGGATTCTTTTTGGTGACGGGGCTGGCGTTCAGCCTCTTCTACATCACCTCTCTGTTTGGCCGCGTGTGGTGCGGGTGGACGTGTCCCTACACCGTCTTCATGGAGCAGCTCTATCGACGGGTGGAGCGCTGGATCGACGGAGACGGAACCGCCCGCCGTCAGTTGGAGGACGCACCTTGGACCGCCTCCAAAATCACCAAGCGGGTGGTGAAGCACACGCTCTTCATCCTGATCTCTGCGGCAATCGCTCACATCTTTCTGAGCTATTTTGTCTCGATCCGGGCGCTGTATGAGATGATGCATGAATCGCCGACGCATCATGCCAAGGCTTTTGGCGTGGTGGTCTTTCTCACTGGCGCGCTTTATTTCTCCTTCAGCTGGTTCCGCGAGCAGTTCTGCATCATCCTCTGCCCCTACGGTCGTCTCCAGTCAGCGCTGACGGATGATAACTCCGTGGTGATCGGCTACGACAAGAAGCGTGGCGAACCACGTGGCAAAGGCACGGTGGAAAAGCCTGCGGGAGACTGCGTGGACTGCCGCCGTTGCGTGCAGGTGTGCCCGACGGGCATCGACATCCGCAATGGCCTGCAGTTGGAGTGCATCGGCTGTGCTGCCTGTGTGGATGCGTGTGATGACATCATGCACAAGCTCAAGCGTCCAACCGGGCTGGTGCGCTACGACTCCTACAAGGGGCTGAACGGCAGCAAGACCAAGTTCATCCGTCCGCGCACGATCTTCTACACTTTCATCCTGCTGGTGTGGATCTCAGGTTTTGGCGCGGCGGTCTCCCGCATTTCTCCGCTGCGTGCCAGTGTGGTGCGCATGGGTGGCGCATCCTTCTATGTGGACAACGGCGTCATCCGCAATCAGTTCCAGCTCCGCATCATCAACAAGCGCAATGCCACCTCCACCTACAAGATGGAGCTGATGGGCGAGGTGCCAAAGTCGCTGAGCGTCATCGGCATGGACCAGACGATAGAGCTGGGGCCCATGCAGGAAGATCAGAAAACACTGGTGCTGACCATGCCGCAGGCGGAGTATCAAAAGCGCTTCAAGTTTACCATCAAGGTGGTGGACACCACGCGTGGAGACTCCAGCGAGACTCGCGTGATGGAGTATCTGGGACCCGACCCACAGGCCGTGCCCGCCGCCAAGCTCAACGCCAAAGATTTCATCCACTAA
- a CDS encoding dienelactone hydrolase family protein: MKPLLLSILLAAAVTARADDPPYTQVPAEFAGQYSPGKSPLTFTDGTPVKTAADWTRRRAEIRAEWEALMGAWPAVIENPKVEVLATTQREGGITQRKVRVEIAPGQTGDGYLLLPAKTGKRPAVFVPFYDPETSVGLNEKPMRDFAWQLAQRGFVALAIGSPGGDARKPVLSPAAHCQPLSYLGYICANMWHLLAALPEVDAARIGIAGHSYGGKWSMFGSCLWDKYACAVWSDPGIVFDETRQSINYQEPWYLGLDPSVTRKPGLVREDSPRTGAYKALVEKGHDLQEFEALMAPRPFLVSGGAEDPPKRWTVLNHTIAVNQLLGVTGRVAMTNREKHEPNPESNDAIYHFFEYWLKP; this comes from the coding sequence ATGAAACCGCTGCTTCTTTCCATTCTACTGGCTGCTGCTGTCACCGCCCGTGCAGATGATCCTCCTTACACCCAGGTGCCGGCGGAGTTTGCGGGGCAGTACTCGCCGGGGAAGTCGCCGCTCACCTTCACTGATGGCACCCCCGTCAAAACAGCCGCCGACTGGACCCGCCGCCGTGCGGAGATCCGCGCCGAGTGGGAGGCTCTCATGGGCGCCTGGCCTGCGGTCATCGAAAATCCCAAGGTCGAGGTGCTCGCCACCACCCAGAGGGAAGGGGGCATCACCCAGCGCAAGGTGCGCGTCGAGATCGCTCCCGGCCAGACGGGAGATGGCTACCTGCTGCTGCCAGCCAAAACCGGAAAGCGTCCGGCCGTTTTCGTGCCTTTCTACGATCCGGAGACCAGCGTGGGCCTCAATGAGAAACCCATGCGCGACTTCGCCTGGCAACTCGCCCAGCGCGGCTTCGTCGCCCTCGCCATCGGCTCTCCCGGCGGCGATGCACGCAAGCCCGTCCTCAGTCCCGCCGCCCACTGCCAGCCGCTCAGTTACCTCGGCTACATCTGCGCCAACATGTGGCACCTTCTCGCCGCTCTGCCGGAGGTCGATGCCGCACGCATCGGCATCGCCGGCCACTCCTATGGCGGCAAGTGGTCCATGTTCGGCTCCTGCCTGTGGGACAAATACGCCTGCGCCGTCTGGAGCGACCCCGGCATCGTCTTCGACGAAACACGCCAGAGCATCAACTACCAGGAGCCCTGGTACCTCGGCCTCGATCCTTCTGTCACCCGCAAGCCCGGCCTCGTCCGCGAAGACAGCCCCCGCACCGGAGCCTACAAGGCGCTCGTGGAGAAAGGTCACGATCTCCAGGAGTTCGAAGCCCTCATGGCCCCGCGTCCCTTCCTCGTCTCCGGCGGCGCGGAGGACCCGCCCAAACGCTGGACCGTGCTCAATCACACCATCGCCGTCAATCAACTCCTCGGCGTCACTGGCCGCGTCGCCATGACCAACCGCGAAAAGCACGAGCCCAACCCCGAATCCAACGACGCCATCTACCACTTCTTCGAATACTGGCTCAAGCCCTGA
- the ptsP gene encoding phosphoenolpyruvate--protein phosphotransferase encodes MNSSTALQEKTWTGTAVSNGVAHAVVHVLKDHFDEPDEDSIEPGTEAHQMERLHAALAATAREIEELQRVMAGEHGSAESEIFETHLLILQDSTILKQTEKVVREQHVCVDWAYYKLMCKHMDALRGLSDSYLRERFLDVKDVTQRVMRHLRGELLDHPMFDEPVIVVAHDLTPSDTVQLDRSKVLGFALETGSAVSHAAIIARSLALPAVVRLHGICDELHSGDTVLLDGEGGLMIKNPSAETLARYRVREEQAERREDVFQLERHNPSLTLCGTAICVGANAEFIEEMKIVQDSGAEEVGLFRTEFLHLENPDATEDELATAYSRVVESQSPKRVVFRTLDLGGDKVDERLALEPEPNPFLGWRGIRLSLGRLDLFKRQLRALLRAAAFGRVGIMFPMVSSVQEVLEAKAVLKTCEDELKAEGIDIPEGIEVGAMIEIPSAALSADLIAAEVDFLSLGTNDLIQYTIAVDRLNDRVAKLYQPTHPAVLRLIGMSVQAARSAGIRVGMCGEMASDLTLTPLMIGLGLNELSVATTQIARVKHAVRRLSVADCEALAQSVQKSTCPAEIRKLSRAVADRCYPELFE; translated from the coding sequence ATGAATTCATCCACTGCTTTACAAGAAAAGACCTGGACCGGCACCGCTGTGTCGAATGGGGTCGCTCACGCAGTGGTGCATGTGCTTAAGGATCACTTTGACGAGCCTGACGAGGACAGCATCGAGCCAGGCACCGAGGCCCACCAGATGGAGCGGCTGCACGCCGCTCTCGCGGCCACGGCCCGGGAGATCGAGGAACTCCAGCGCGTCATGGCCGGAGAGCACGGCAGCGCCGAAAGCGAGATCTTTGAGACCCACCTCCTCATCTTGCAGGACTCCACCATCCTCAAGCAGACGGAAAAAGTCGTGCGCGAGCAGCACGTCTGCGTGGACTGGGCCTACTACAAGCTTATGTGCAAGCACATGGACGCTCTGCGCGGTCTTTCAGACTCCTACCTGCGCGAGCGCTTCCTGGACGTGAAGGACGTCACCCAGCGCGTCATGCGCCACCTGCGCGGCGAGCTGCTGGATCACCCGATGTTTGACGAGCCCGTCATCGTCGTAGCCCATGACCTCACGCCTTCGGACACCGTGCAGCTTGACCGCAGCAAGGTCCTTGGCTTTGCCCTGGAGACAGGCAGCGCCGTGTCCCACGCTGCCATCATCGCCCGCTCCCTGGCTCTGCCGGCGGTGGTGCGCCTGCATGGCATCTGCGATGAACTGCACAGCGGCGATACCGTGCTGCTGGATGGCGAGGGCGGCCTCATGATCAAAAACCCCTCTGCCGAGACTCTGGCACGCTACCGCGTGCGCGAGGAGCAGGCTGAGCGGCGCGAGGACGTATTCCAACTGGAGCGCCATAATCCCTCCCTCACCCTCTGCGGCACCGCCATCTGCGTGGGTGCCAATGCGGAGTTCATCGAGGAGATGAAGATCGTTCAGGACAGCGGCGCGGAGGAGGTGGGCCTCTTCCGCACGGAGTTTCTTCACCTCGAAAACCCCGACGCCACCGAGGACGAACTGGCCACCGCCTACAGCCGCGTGGTGGAGTCCCAATCGCCCAAGCGCGTGGTCTTCCGCACCCTCGATCTCGGCGGCGACAAGGTGGACGAGCGCCTCGCGCTGGAGCCGGAGCCCAACCCATTCCTTGGCTGGCGTGGCATCCGCCTCTCCCTTGGCAGGCTGGATCTTTTCAAACGTCAGCTCCGTGCCCTGCTGCGCGCCGCAGCCTTCGGCCGCGTCGGCATCATGTTCCCCATGGTGTCCAGTGTGCAGGAGGTCCTGGAGGCCAAGGCTGTGCTCAAAACTTGCGAAGACGAGCTCAAGGCCGAAGGCATCGACATCCCTGAAGGCATCGAAGTCGGCGCCATGATCGAGATTCCCAGCGCGGCGCTCTCGGCCGACCTCATCGCCGCAGAGGTGGATTTCCTCAGCCTAGGCACCAATGACCTCATCCAGTACACCATCGCGGTGGATCGCCTGAATGACCGTGTGGCCAAGCTCTACCAGCCCACCCACCCCGCAGTCTTGCGCCTCATCGGCATGTCCGTCCAGGCCGCGCGCTCCGCAGGTATCCGTGTCGGCATGTGCGGAGAGATGGCTTCAGATCTGACCCTCACGCCCCTGATGATCGGCCTCGGCTTGAACGAACTCAGCGTGGCCACCACTCAGATCGCCCGTGTCAAACACGCCGTGCGCCGCCTCTCTGTGGCCGACTGCGAGGCTCTGGCACAATCCGTCCAAAAAAGCACCTGCCCCGCCGAGATCAGAAAACTCAGCAGGGCAGTCGCTGACCGGTGTTACCCGGAATTGTTTGAGTAA
- the ccoN gene encoding cytochrome-c oxidase, cbb3-type subunit I: MTTNATKITIEFDDRTVRRFMIASIIWGIVGMLAGVFVASQLNFHQLNLASWLSFGRLRPLHTNAVIFAFVGNMMFAGVYYSTQRLCKARMASDLLSNIHFWGWQLIIVSAAITLPLGLTRGQEYAELIWPINIAVALIWVVFAVNFFWTLAKRNEPSLYVALWFYISTVITIALLYIVNHLSIPTSWTHSYTIFAGVQNGLVQWWYGHNAVAFFLTTPILGIMYYFLPKAVERPVYSYRLSIVHFWSLVFIYIWAGPHHLLNTALPKWLQMLGMFFSLMLWAPSWGGMLNGLLTLRGAWDKLRTDPVVKFFIAAVTFYGMSTFEGPLLSIRAVNALSHYSDWTIGHVHSGAMGWNGFMAAGLFYWLTPRLYGTKLYSTSMANFHFWIGLIGILVYVGAMWVSGIMQGLMLNATTPDGHALVYPNFIETLTAIRPMMAFRIIGGSLYLVGMIIMAVNIWLTIRKGSPVNEKREVAVIERNQRDTMGLKETFFNDPIACTFAGLVLILGWLFLPPGADIASLGCALVFGVLAVKRFQGGHHRWSAWYDSLLNNWLPFTVLTFVAVALGGLIQIVPTVLVNRATNVEDRIQQPYTPLELAGRDIYVSEGCYNCHSQMIRTMLPDVLRYGDYSRLGESIYDHPYQWGSKRTGPDLAREGGKYPHSWHYDHMKDPRAISVGSNMPAYPHLFTEKFDQGTLWKKVGVLTQLGVPYPAMTETEVKTKAVEQGIKIVQELEAQSRAGAMPDSKIVALIAYLQKLGKYDAVDPEQKPLAKPEGVPFPLKPGIPDGYRTSAVTK, from the coding sequence ATGACCACCAACGCCACCAAAATAACCATCGAATTCGATGATCGCACCGTGCGGCGCTTCATGATTGCTTCCATCATCTGGGGCATCGTGGGGATGCTTGCGGGCGTGTTTGTCGCCTCCCAGCTGAACTTCCACCAGCTGAACCTCGCCTCCTGGCTGAGCTTTGGCCGCCTGCGTCCGCTGCACACCAATGCGGTGATCTTTGCCTTTGTGGGCAACATGATGTTTGCAGGCGTGTACTACTCCACGCAGCGTCTGTGCAAGGCGCGCATGGCGTCTGACCTGCTCTCAAACATTCACTTCTGGGGGTGGCAGCTCATCATTGTGAGTGCGGCGATCACCCTGCCGCTGGGGCTGACTCGCGGGCAGGAGTACGCAGAGCTCATCTGGCCCATCAACATCGCGGTGGCGTTGATCTGGGTGGTGTTTGCGGTGAACTTTTTCTGGACGCTGGCCAAGCGCAACGAACCCTCCCTCTACGTGGCGCTGTGGTTCTACATCTCCACGGTCATCACCATCGCGCTGCTCTACATCGTCAACCATCTCTCCATTCCGACGAGCTGGACGCACAGCTACACGATCTTTGCCGGCGTGCAGAACGGTCTGGTGCAGTGGTGGTACGGGCACAATGCGGTGGCCTTCTTCCTCACCACTCCGATCCTCGGCATCATGTACTACTTCCTGCCGAAGGCGGTGGAGCGTCCGGTTTATTCCTACCGCCTTTCGATCGTGCACTTCTGGTCCCTGGTCTTCATCTACATCTGGGCCGGCCCGCATCACCTGCTGAATACCGCACTGCCGAAATGGCTGCAGATGCTGGGAATGTTCTTCAGCCTCATGCTCTGGGCCCCCAGCTGGGGCGGCATGCTCAATGGTCTGCTGACTCTGCGCGGTGCATGGGACAAGCTGCGCACTGACCCGGTGGTGAAGTTCTTCATCGCTGCCGTGACCTTCTACGGCATGTCCACCTTTGAGGGGCCGCTTCTCTCCATTCGTGCAGTGAATGCGCTCTCGCATTATTCTGACTGGACCATCGGTCACGTGCACTCCGGTGCCATGGGCTGGAACGGCTTCATGGCCGCCGGTCTCTTCTACTGGCTGACTCCCCGCCTTTACGGCACCAAGCTCTACTCCACGAGCATGGCCAACTTCCACTTCTGGATCGGTCTCATCGGCATCCTCGTTTATGTGGGCGCGATGTGGGTCTCCGGCATCATGCAGGGGCTGATGCTCAATGCCACTACGCCGGACGGCCACGCGCTGGTGTATCCGAACTTCATCGAAACTCTGACAGCGATCCGTCCCATGATGGCCTTCCGTATCATCGGCGGCAGCCTCTACCTGGTGGGCATGATCATCATGGCAGTGAACATCTGGCTCACGATCCGCAAGGGCAGCCCTGTGAATGAAAAGCGTGAGGTGGCCGTGATCGAGCGCAATCAGCGCGACACCATGGGTCTGAAGGAAACCTTCTTCAATGACCCGATCGCCTGCACCTTTGCCGGGCTTGTGTTGATTCTGGGCTGGCTCTTCCTGCCTCCGGGTGCGGACATCGCCTCCTTGGGCTGCGCTCTTGTCTTTGGTGTGCTGGCGGTGAAGCGCTTTCAGGGAGGGCACCATCGCTGGTCCGCCTGGTATGACAGCCTGCTGAACAACTGGCTGCCCTTCACGGTGCTGACCTTTGTGGCCGTGGCCCTGGGTGGTCTGATCCAGATCGTGCCCACCGTGCTGGTGAACCGTGCCACGAATGTGGAAGACCGCATCCAGCAGCCCTATACGCCGCTGGAACTGGCCGGTCGTGACATCTATGTGAGCGAAGGCTGCTACAACTGCCACTCCCAGATGATCCGCACCATGCTGCCGGACGTGCTGCGCTACGGCGACTACAGCCGCCTAGGAGAGAGCATTTATGACCATCCCTACCAGTGGGGCTCCAAGCGCACCGGTCCGGACCTGGCCCGTGAAGGTGGCAAATATCCGCACAGCTGGCACTACGACCACATGAAAGATCCGCGCGCCATCTCAGTGGGGTCCAACATGCCCGCCTACCCGCACCTCTTCACGGAGAAGTTTGACCAAGGCACGCTGTGGAAGAAGGTCGGTGTGCTGACTCAGCTGGGGGTGCCTTATCCTGCCATGACCGAAACCGAGGTGAAGACCAAGGCCGTGGAGCAGGGCATCAAGATCGTTCAGGAGCTGGAGGCACAGAGCCGTGCCGGAGCGATGCCTGACAGCAAGATCGTGGCCCTGATCGCCTACCTGCAGAAGCTCGGAAAATACGATGCCGTTGATCCTGAGCAAAAGCCGCTGGCCAAGCCGGAAGGCGTGCCCTTCCCGCTGAAACCCGGCATTCCGGACGGCTATCGCACCTCCGCCGTGACCAAGTAA
- a CDS encoding PVC-type heme-binding CxxCH protein, translating into MSLLFTFILTPLAAVEIPKKQQNQTLPTGVALQDTNGHDNGVRFADLNGDGYDDLVLSNPRQYGVFLFVPAEKAKKGLQWDEGWTQVMREGKAGDAHSLPLIVNADGTDNGVTFHDGAMWVAATKKSIPFSELLKVPGPAPKSPQESLQALHVKPGYEARLVAAEPLVQDPVFIDWDARGRMWVVEMGDYPFAPGEKTKDGGVGQDKVSDLQAGRVKILEDTDADGVYDKSTLFLDGLKHPTGLAFWKNGVFIANIPDIFYAEDTNEDGKCDKRETWYTGFTAGNPQHLVNGFCWGLDGWLYGANGDSGGDITCVQSGKKISLGTNDFRFAPRTGEFALEGGRSQYGKWRDDYGNWYGNNNSNIGWHYWLPFRHLERHPELVVKAVRTDLNAEKRVFPASPPVRRFNQGSAINTLTSGCSPMPFRDTTLGADGENVLFICEPANNLVHREVLSYDGGTITSHRHPGDAESEFIASEDNWFRPSMARTGPDGALYVVDMYRLVLEHPEWIPAQIAHGLDLRAGEDRGRIYAVRPLSRPGERAEARHTKLAALSSAELVAAMASTNGWMRDTAQRLLIERNDNSAVAGLKQLVQNAPPVVRIQAAFTLMQLGGMQAQEVFALLKPLSPQVRAAALTATGFASDDVFNETEAALLKHAPQKAPAKAVPLPVITSNNPNRQKVVAQYVASAASLAGDAVRGKAVFQKTCMICHKVRDLGVEMGPDLTTVATKPREQLIEAIFDPNRAVEQRNAATQVTKKDQSLVVGQLVSETPGNITLRLPGGAEIVVLRSDIREQKTLTTSLMPEGLEAVLSAQDVADTLAFIGSKL; encoded by the coding sequence TTGTCCTTACTTTTTACCTTTATTTTGACACCCCTGGCGGCAGTCGAGATTCCTAAAAAGCAGCAAAACCAGACGCTGCCGACTGGCGTCGCTCTCCAAGATACAAACGGGCATGACAACGGGGTGCGTTTTGCGGATCTCAATGGCGATGGCTATGATGACCTCGTGCTGTCAAACCCTCGCCAATACGGCGTGTTTCTCTTTGTGCCTGCGGAGAAGGCCAAAAAAGGCCTGCAGTGGGACGAGGGTTGGACGCAGGTGATGCGGGAGGGCAAGGCCGGAGACGCCCACAGCCTGCCGCTGATCGTTAACGCAGATGGAACAGACAACGGCGTCACCTTTCATGATGGTGCCATGTGGGTCGCTGCCACCAAGAAAAGCATCCCCTTCTCCGAACTGCTCAAAGTTCCCGGTCCTGCACCAAAGTCCCCGCAGGAATCTCTGCAGGCGCTGCATGTGAAGCCTGGTTACGAAGCCCGTCTCGTAGCTGCCGAGCCCTTGGTGCAGGACCCCGTCTTCATCGACTGGGATGCACGCGGCCGCATGTGGGTGGTGGAGATGGGCGACTACCCCTTTGCCCCCGGAGAAAAAACCAAGGACGGCGGCGTCGGTCAGGACAAGGTCTCCGACCTCCAGGCAGGACGCGTCAAGATCTTGGAAGATACTGACGCAGACGGTGTCTACGACAAATCCACCCTCTTTCTCGACGGCCTCAAGCACCCCACCGGATTGGCCTTCTGGAAAAACGGTGTCTTCATCGCGAACATACCCGACATTTTCTACGCCGAAGACACAAACGAGGACGGCAAATGCGACAAGCGCGAAACTTGGTACACCGGCTTCACCGCAGGCAATCCTCAGCATCTGGTGAACGGCTTTTGCTGGGGACTCGACGGCTGGCTCTATGGTGCCAATGGCGACAGCGGCGGAGACATCACCTGCGTACAGTCAGGCAAAAAAATCTCTTTAGGCACCAATGACTTCCGCTTTGCCCCCCGCACTGGAGAGTTTGCCTTGGAAGGCGGACGCAGCCAGTACGGCAAATGGCGGGATGACTACGGCAACTGGTATGGCAACAACAACAGCAACATCGGCTGGCACTACTGGCTGCCCTTCCGCCACCTGGAGCGCCACCCCGAGCTGGTGGTCAAAGCGGTGCGCACCGACCTGAATGCGGAAAAGCGCGTCTTCCCCGCCAGCCCCCCCGTGCGCCGCTTCAATCAAGGCAGCGCCATCAATACCCTCACCTCCGGCTGCTCTCCCATGCCCTTCCGCGACACCACCCTAGGCGCGGATGGTGAAAACGTGCTCTTCATCTGCGAGCCCGCCAACAACCTCGTCCACCGCGAAGTGCTAAGCTACGATGGCGGCACGATTACCAGCCACCGCCACCCTGGAGATGCAGAGAGCGAATTCATCGCCAGCGAGGACAACTGGTTCCGACCCAGCATGGCGCGCACCGGCCCGGATGGCGCGCTCTACGTGGTGGACATGTACCGTCTCGTGCTGGAGCACCCTGAGTGGATTCCCGCCCAAATCGCCCACGGGCTGGACCTGCGTGCCGGGGAGGATCGTGGCCGCATCTACGCCGTCCGTCCGCTCTCGCGCCCGGGAGAGCGCGCCGAGGCCCGCCATACAAAACTGGCCGCACTCTCTTCCGCAGAACTCGTCGCCGCGATGGCTTCCACCAACGGCTGGATGCGCGACACCGCCCAGCGTCTGCTAATTGAACGCAATGACAACTCTGCCGTCGCAGGACTGAAACAACTCGTCCAAAACGCCCCGCCCGTCGTGCGAATCCAAGCCGCATTCACTCTCATGCAGCTAGGGGGCATGCAGGCGCAGGAGGTGTTTGCCCTGCTCAAGCCGCTGTCTCCCCAAGTGCGCGCCGCAGCCCTCACCGCTACGGGCTTCGCATCCGATGATGTGTTTAACGAAACCGAAGCCGCCTTGCTCAAGCATGCACCGCAGAAAGCGCCCGCCAAAGCCGTGCCCCTGCCTGTCATCACCAGCAACAATCCCAACCGCCAGAAGGTCGTGGCACAGTATGTCGCCTCCGCCGCCAGTCTGGCAGGCGATGCCGTGCGCGGTAAGGCCGTTTTCCAAAAAACCTGCATGATTTGCCACAAGGTGCGCGATCTCGGCGTCGAAATGGGCCCTGACCTCACCACTGTTGCCACCAAACCGCGAGAACAGCTCATTGAGGCCATTTTCGATCCCAATCGCGCTGTGGAGCAGCGCAATGCAGCTACGCAGGTGACCAAGAAGGACCAGAGCCTTGTCGTGGGCCAGCTAGTCTCCGAGACTCCTGGGAACATCACGCTCCGCCTGCCCGGTGGCGCTGAGATTGTGGTGCTGCGCTCGGATATCCGGGAGCAGAAGACTCTCACCACCTCACTCATGCCTGAGGGCCTGGAAGCGGTGTTAAGTGCTCAGGATGTGGCGGATACACTTGCTTTTATTGGCAGCAAGCTCTGA